A single Nicotiana tabacum cultivar K326 chromosome 5, ASM71507v2, whole genome shotgun sequence DNA region contains:
- the LOC142180763 gene encoding uncharacterized protein LOC142180763, giving the protein MEAMQLSPLIQQPIITLRPNKGAETAKSNDACGGRNRLYALADRQDTEARGDVVTGTLTIFTFDVYALIDLGSTLSYVTSYIAKKFVIEPEKLCEPFEVSTPVGESVIARYIYKGCPVKVRHRLTVADLVELEMLDFDVIMGMDWLESCYAKVGCRTKIVSFEFPGEPVLEWKGDAVAPRGRFISYLKARKMISKGYIYHLVRVKDADAQIPTLQSVPIVNEFPEVFPEDLPGIPPDREIDFGIDLLPGTKPISILPYKMAPAELKELKVQLKDLLDKGFIRPSVSPWGAPVLFVRKKDVSLRMCIDYR; this is encoded by the coding sequence ATGGAGGCAATGCAGCTCAGTCCACTAATTCAGCAGCCCATCATAACTCTTAGGCCCAACAAGGGCGCCGAAACAGCAAAGTCTAATGATGCATGCGGTGGTCGAAACCGCTTGTATGCACTGGCAGACCGTCAGGATACAGAGGCTCGtggagatgttgtcacaggtacgCTAACAATATTCACTTTTGATGTCTATGCTCTTATAGATCTAGGATCCACCCTTTCTTATGTAACCTCATATATTGCAAAGAAATTTGTGATAGAACCAGAAAAGTTGTGTGAACCCTTTGAAGTGTCCACTCCAGTTGGAGAATCAGTTATAGCAAGGTATATCTATAAGGGATGTCCAGTTAAAGTGCGTCATCGTCTTACTGTAGCAGACTTAGTAGAATTGGAGATGTTAGACTTCGATGTGatcatgggcatggattggttagagTCATGTTATGCCAAAGTGGGTTGTAGAACCAAAATAGTAAGTTTTGAGTTTCCCGGTGAACCAGTCTTAGAATGGAAGGGTGATGCAGTAGCACCtaggggtaggtttatttcctatcttaaagcTAGAAAGATGATCTCCAAGGGATATATCTATCACCTGGTTCGAGTGAAGGATGCAGATGCTCAAATCCCTACTCTCCAATCGGTACCAATTGTAAATGAGTTTCCAGAAGTGTTTCCCGAAGATCTCCCTGGAATTCCTCCCGATAGagagattgactttggaattgatcTACTTCCAGGCACTAAGCCAATATCCATTCTGCCTTACAaaatggccccagcagagttgaaagagttaaaagtCCAGTTGAAGGACCTGCTAGATAAGGGATTTATAAGGccaagtgtctcaccttggggcgcaccggtcttgTTTGTCCGAAAGAAGGATGTGTCATTGCGCATGTGCATTGACTATCGTtag